In a genomic window of Gossypium arboreum isolate Shixiya-1 chromosome 7, ASM2569848v2, whole genome shotgun sequence:
- the LOC108489048 gene encoding DNA repair protein RAD4 isoform X1, whose amino-acid sequence MCTSMFILGHRGLMETKEEFLNIGTLARKSQEGVNKLLRRSSRLSSSGKKEQDGFSLENDPKTNEQEVVHTMDVCNASTVEGCHRDAIENSQAKEQEVVHSMDVCNASMVEDCHREAIENSQAKEQEVVHSMDAHNASPGDDCHKDTLLDDSEEMNDSDWEDGPILKPDPVDRSPNERMKGLTIEFDEPSGSTGGRKPVRRASAEDKELAELVHKVHLLCLLARGRLIDNACDDSLIQASLLSLLPTHLLKISEFTANALTPLVTWFHDNFHVRNLARAERSFRTALATALETHEGTPEEIAALSVALFRALKFTARFVSILDVASLKPEADKYEPSNQAAERVSGGIFSTSTLMVDNLKRASIAPSPFQTSPCSEKDDYGKSSRKSKDGCSMSNIAQSRGSTSVNESTDGKSTCQVQPDTSQQCVPKNSQGLKRKGDLEFEMQLAMAISATSVETHENIHDSSNGNNSLEGSIPTKRWKRIERVESASCSQGFSTALGSRKVGSPLFWAEVYCDGENLTGKWVHVDAVNAIIDGEQKVEDAAAACKTSLRYVVAFAGHGAKDVTRRYCMKWYKIAPKRVNSTWWDSVLAPLRQLESGGTGGTIKVSEHPGENSSLNHVILPEKSGQEASKEYGSKIEVESSVKDSFIATRNSLEDMELETRALTEPLPTNQQAYKNHALYALERWLTKYQILHPKGPILGFCSGHPVYPRSCVQTLKTRERWLREGLQIKGTETPIKVLEQSSKLKKVRVSEDVCDEIDSKETIELYGKWQLEPLLLPRAVNGIVPKNEHGQVDVWSEKCLPPGTVHLRLPRVFVVAKRLEIDYAPAMVGFEFRNGRAVPVYDGIVVCTEFKDAILEAYAEEEERRAAVEKKRTEAQAISRWYQLLSSVITRQKLNSYYRDSSSSQPSGNIQDKNIETKTPVQSSKDSKQPTAHRKANNQDTTHTTSLVALEVGHEHVFLTKNESFDPENSIRTKRCECGFSIQVEEL is encoded by the exons ATGTGTACGTCTATGTTTATTTTGGGTCATAGAGGGTTGATGGAAACTAAAGAAGAGTTTTTGAATATAGGAACACTTGCTAGGAAATCACAGGAGGGAGTGAACAAACTTCTAAGACGATCCAGTAGACTCAGCTCTTCGGGGAAGAAGGAACAAGATGGATTTTCCCTGGAAAACGATCCAAAAACAAATGAACAAGAAGTTGTACATACAATGGATGTGTGCAATGCTTCAACGGTTGAAGGTTGTCATAGAGATGCCATAGAAAATTCTCAAGCAAAGGAACAAGAAGTTGTACATTCAATGGATGTGTGCAATGCTTCAATGGTTGAAGATTGTCATAGAGAAGCCATAGAAAATTCTCAAGCAAAGGAACAAGAAGTTGTACATTCAATGGATGCACACAATGCTTCACCTGGTGATGATTGTCATAAAGATACTCTTCTCGATGATAGTGAAGAAATGAATGATTCAGATTGGGAAGATGGTCCGATTCTTAAACCAGATCCTGTAGACCGTTCTCCAAATGAACGGATGAAGGGGTTAACTATTGAATTTGATGAGCCATCAGGTTCAACTGGAGGACGGAAGCCTGTTCGTCGAGCCTCTGCTGAAGACAAG GAATTGGCTGAACTTGTCCATAAGGTTCATTTGCTTTGTTTACTTGCGAGGGGCAGATTAATAGACAATGCCTGCGATGATTCTCTTATTCAG GCTTCTTTACTTTCTCTTCTACCTACACACTTACTGAAGATATCGGAATTCACTGCAAACGCTTTGACTCCTCTTGTTACTTGG TTCCATGATAACTTTCATGTGAGAAACTTAGCTCGTGCAGAAAGATCATTTCGTACTGCTTTGGCTACAGCTCTTGAAACTCATGAGGGAACTCCAGAAGAG ATTGCAGCTTTATCGGTGGCATTATTTAGAGCTTTGAAGTTTACGGCACG GTTTGTGTCCATTTTGGACGTTGCCTCCTTAAAACCCGAGGCTGATAAATATGAACCTTCAAACCAAGCAGCAGAAAGAGTGAGTGGAGGGATATTCAGTACTTCAACACTAATGGTGGATAACCTGAAAAGAGCTTCTATTGCTCCATCTCCATTTCAAACATCCCCATGCAGCGAGAAAGATGATTATGGCAAAAGTTCACGCAAAAGTAAAGATGGCTGCTCAATGAGCAACATTGCTCAATCCAGGGGCTCTACTTCTGTTAATGAATCAACTGATGGAAAATCAACCTGTCAGGTGCAACCGGATACATCTCAACAATGTGTTCCTAAAAATTCTCAAGGGTTGAAGAGGAAAGGGGATCTCGAGTTTGAGATGCAGTTGGCAATGGCTATTTCTGCTACTAGTGTTGAGACTCATGAAAACATTCACGACTCATCCAATGGTAATAACTCATTAGAAGGATCTATTCCTACGAAAAGATGGAAAAGGATCGAAAGAGTAGAATCTGCTTCTTGTTCCCAAGGATTTTCTACTGCACTTGGGTCAAGAAAAGTAGGATCACCATTGTTTTGGGCAGAAGTGTACTGTGATGGAGAGAACTTGACCGGGAAATGGGTGCATGTCGATGCTGTGAATGCGATTATAGATGGAGAACAGAAAGTAGAAGACGCAGCTGCTGCATGCAAAACATCGTTGAGATATGTAGTTGCTTTTGCAGGTCATGGTGCTAAAGATGTGACCCGCAG GTATTGCATGAAGTGGTACAAAATAGCACCGAAACGAGTTAATTCAACTTGGTGGGATTCCGTATTAGCACCTTTGAGGCAGTTAGAGTCAGGAGGAACGGGGGGTACAATTAAAGTATCTGAACATCCAGGTGAAAATAGTAGTTTGAACCATGTTATCTTACCCGAGAAGTCAGGTCAAGAAGCTTCCAAAGAGTATGGTAGTAAGATCGAAGTTGAATCTTCTGTGAAGGACTCTTTCATTGCCACCAGGAACTCTCTTGAAGATATGGAACTGGAAACTCGGGCATTAACTGAGCCCCTTCCTACTAATCAGCAG GCCTATAAAAACCATGCATTGTATGCACTTGAAAGGTGGCTTACAAAGTATCAGATTCTACATCCAAAAGGTCCAATTCTTGGTTTCTGCTCTGGTCATCCGGTATATCCTCGCTCTTGTGTGCAAACTCTCAAGACACGAGAAAGATGGTTGCGCGAAGGACTGCAGATTAAAGGCACCGAGACTCCCATAAAG GTATTGGAACAATCTTCAAAACTAAAGAAAGTTCGAGTTTCCGAAGAtgtttgtgatgaaattgattctAAAGAAACTATTGAACTTTACGGGAAGTGGCAGCTCGAGCCACTGCTTCTCCCTCGTGCTGTTAATGGAATTGTGCCAAAG AACGAGCATGGACAAGTTGATGTATGGTCCGAGAAGTGCCTTCCACCAGGGACTGTTCATTTAAGGTTGCCAAGGGTATTTGTTGTTGCCAAGAGGCTGGAAATTGATTATGCACCGGCTATGGTTGGTTTTGAGTTTAGAAATGGTCGTGCTGTTCCTGTCTATGATGGAATCGTGGTCTGTACAGAGTTCAAGGATGCAATATTAGAG GCCTATgccgaagaagaagaaagaagagcaGCCGTAGAGAAGAAACGAACCGAAGCACAAGCTATCTCAAGATGGTATCAACTTCTTTCATCCGTCATAACCAGACAAAAGTTGAACAGCTATTACCGAGACAGTTCGTCATCACAACCATCCGGAAACATCCAAGATAAAAATATTGAgaccaaaactccagttcaaagCAGCAAGGACAGTAAACAACCTACAGCCCATCGGAAAGCAAATAACCAAGATACCACGCATACCACTTCATTGGTAGCACTAGAGGTAGGTCACGAACATGTCTTTTTAACCAAAAACGAAAGTTTCGACCCAGAGAACTCAATCCGAACCAAGCGATGCGAGTGTGGATTTTCTATCCAAGTGGAAGAATTATAG
- the LOC108489048 gene encoding DNA repair protein RAD4 isoform X2: MRNRDKSKSQTQYSGTLARKSQEGVNKLLRRSSRLSSSGKKEQDGFSLENDPKTNEQEVVHTMDVCNASTVEGCHRDAIENSQAKEQEVVHSMDVCNASMVEDCHREAIENSQAKEQEVVHSMDAHNASPGDDCHKDTLLDDSEEMNDSDWEDGPILKPDPVDRSPNERMKGLTIEFDEPSGSTGGRKPVRRASAEDKELAELVHKVHLLCLLARGRLIDNACDDSLIQASLLSLLPTHLLKISEFTANALTPLVTWFHDNFHVRNLARAERSFRTALATALETHEGTPEEIAALSVALFRALKFTARFVSILDVASLKPEADKYEPSNQAAERVSGGIFSTSTLMVDNLKRASIAPSPFQTSPCSEKDDYGKSSRKSKDGCSMSNIAQSRGSTSVNESTDGKSTCQVQPDTSQQCVPKNSQGLKRKGDLEFEMQLAMAISATSVETHENIHDSSNGNNSLEGSIPTKRWKRIERVESASCSQGFSTALGSRKVGSPLFWAEVYCDGENLTGKWVHVDAVNAIIDGEQKVEDAAAACKTSLRYVVAFAGHGAKDVTRRYCMKWYKIAPKRVNSTWWDSVLAPLRQLESGGTGGTIKVSEHPGENSSLNHVILPEKSGQEASKEYGSKIEVESSVKDSFIATRNSLEDMELETRALTEPLPTNQQAYKNHALYALERWLTKYQILHPKGPILGFCSGHPVYPRSCVQTLKTRERWLREGLQIKGTETPIKVLEQSSKLKKVRVSEDVCDEIDSKETIELYGKWQLEPLLLPRAVNGIVPKNEHGQVDVWSEKCLPPGTVHLRLPRVFVVAKRLEIDYAPAMVGFEFRNGRAVPVYDGIVVCTEFKDAILEAYAEEEERRAAVEKKRTEAQAISRWYQLLSSVITRQKLNSYYRDSSSSQPSGNIQDKNIETKTPVQSSKDSKQPTAHRKANNQDTTHTTSLVALEVGHEHVFLTKNESFDPENSIRTKRCECGFSIQVEEL; encoded by the exons GAACACTTGCTAGGAAATCACAGGAGGGAGTGAACAAACTTCTAAGACGATCCAGTAGACTCAGCTCTTCGGGGAAGAAGGAACAAGATGGATTTTCCCTGGAAAACGATCCAAAAACAAATGAACAAGAAGTTGTACATACAATGGATGTGTGCAATGCTTCAACGGTTGAAGGTTGTCATAGAGATGCCATAGAAAATTCTCAAGCAAAGGAACAAGAAGTTGTACATTCAATGGATGTGTGCAATGCTTCAATGGTTGAAGATTGTCATAGAGAAGCCATAGAAAATTCTCAAGCAAAGGAACAAGAAGTTGTACATTCAATGGATGCACACAATGCTTCACCTGGTGATGATTGTCATAAAGATACTCTTCTCGATGATAGTGAAGAAATGAATGATTCAGATTGGGAAGATGGTCCGATTCTTAAACCAGATCCTGTAGACCGTTCTCCAAATGAACGGATGAAGGGGTTAACTATTGAATTTGATGAGCCATCAGGTTCAACTGGAGGACGGAAGCCTGTTCGTCGAGCCTCTGCTGAAGACAAG GAATTGGCTGAACTTGTCCATAAGGTTCATTTGCTTTGTTTACTTGCGAGGGGCAGATTAATAGACAATGCCTGCGATGATTCTCTTATTCAG GCTTCTTTACTTTCTCTTCTACCTACACACTTACTGAAGATATCGGAATTCACTGCAAACGCTTTGACTCCTCTTGTTACTTGG TTCCATGATAACTTTCATGTGAGAAACTTAGCTCGTGCAGAAAGATCATTTCGTACTGCTTTGGCTACAGCTCTTGAAACTCATGAGGGAACTCCAGAAGAG ATTGCAGCTTTATCGGTGGCATTATTTAGAGCTTTGAAGTTTACGGCACG GTTTGTGTCCATTTTGGACGTTGCCTCCTTAAAACCCGAGGCTGATAAATATGAACCTTCAAACCAAGCAGCAGAAAGAGTGAGTGGAGGGATATTCAGTACTTCAACACTAATGGTGGATAACCTGAAAAGAGCTTCTATTGCTCCATCTCCATTTCAAACATCCCCATGCAGCGAGAAAGATGATTATGGCAAAAGTTCACGCAAAAGTAAAGATGGCTGCTCAATGAGCAACATTGCTCAATCCAGGGGCTCTACTTCTGTTAATGAATCAACTGATGGAAAATCAACCTGTCAGGTGCAACCGGATACATCTCAACAATGTGTTCCTAAAAATTCTCAAGGGTTGAAGAGGAAAGGGGATCTCGAGTTTGAGATGCAGTTGGCAATGGCTATTTCTGCTACTAGTGTTGAGACTCATGAAAACATTCACGACTCATCCAATGGTAATAACTCATTAGAAGGATCTATTCCTACGAAAAGATGGAAAAGGATCGAAAGAGTAGAATCTGCTTCTTGTTCCCAAGGATTTTCTACTGCACTTGGGTCAAGAAAAGTAGGATCACCATTGTTTTGGGCAGAAGTGTACTGTGATGGAGAGAACTTGACCGGGAAATGGGTGCATGTCGATGCTGTGAATGCGATTATAGATGGAGAACAGAAAGTAGAAGACGCAGCTGCTGCATGCAAAACATCGTTGAGATATGTAGTTGCTTTTGCAGGTCATGGTGCTAAAGATGTGACCCGCAG GTATTGCATGAAGTGGTACAAAATAGCACCGAAACGAGTTAATTCAACTTGGTGGGATTCCGTATTAGCACCTTTGAGGCAGTTAGAGTCAGGAGGAACGGGGGGTACAATTAAAGTATCTGAACATCCAGGTGAAAATAGTAGTTTGAACCATGTTATCTTACCCGAGAAGTCAGGTCAAGAAGCTTCCAAAGAGTATGGTAGTAAGATCGAAGTTGAATCTTCTGTGAAGGACTCTTTCATTGCCACCAGGAACTCTCTTGAAGATATGGAACTGGAAACTCGGGCATTAACTGAGCCCCTTCCTACTAATCAGCAG GCCTATAAAAACCATGCATTGTATGCACTTGAAAGGTGGCTTACAAAGTATCAGATTCTACATCCAAAAGGTCCAATTCTTGGTTTCTGCTCTGGTCATCCGGTATATCCTCGCTCTTGTGTGCAAACTCTCAAGACACGAGAAAGATGGTTGCGCGAAGGACTGCAGATTAAAGGCACCGAGACTCCCATAAAG GTATTGGAACAATCTTCAAAACTAAAGAAAGTTCGAGTTTCCGAAGAtgtttgtgatgaaattgattctAAAGAAACTATTGAACTTTACGGGAAGTGGCAGCTCGAGCCACTGCTTCTCCCTCGTGCTGTTAATGGAATTGTGCCAAAG AACGAGCATGGACAAGTTGATGTATGGTCCGAGAAGTGCCTTCCACCAGGGACTGTTCATTTAAGGTTGCCAAGGGTATTTGTTGTTGCCAAGAGGCTGGAAATTGATTATGCACCGGCTATGGTTGGTTTTGAGTTTAGAAATGGTCGTGCTGTTCCTGTCTATGATGGAATCGTGGTCTGTACAGAGTTCAAGGATGCAATATTAGAG GCCTATgccgaagaagaagaaagaagagcaGCCGTAGAGAAGAAACGAACCGAAGCACAAGCTATCTCAAGATGGTATCAACTTCTTTCATCCGTCATAACCAGACAAAAGTTGAACAGCTATTACCGAGACAGTTCGTCATCACAACCATCCGGAAACATCCAAGATAAAAATATTGAgaccaaaactccagttcaaagCAGCAAGGACAGTAAACAACCTACAGCCCATCGGAAAGCAAATAACCAAGATACCACGCATACCACTTCATTGGTAGCACTAGAGGTAGGTCACGAACATGTCTTTTTAACCAAAAACGAAAGTTTCGACCCAGAGAACTCAATCCGAACCAAGCGATGCGAGTGTGGATTTTCTATCCAAGTGGAAGAATTATAG